From Podospora bellae-mahoneyi strain CBS 112042 chromosome 5, whole genome shotgun sequence:
TGTTGGAGCGCACTTGGAATAGCTCGAGGATATCACAAAGGTCCTCGGAGTAGTGCGGTTTGTTTGCACCGGGAGTTCTGACGTTTTCGATGGTGTATTCTCCCGCATCGACATTGTAGTCTATCCACGATTTCTCccattcctcctccctctcgcGCGCATCCCACACCGTGACCAAGCGTCGGAGTACGGCCCCCAGAAGATAAATATCTTCCCAAAGCTCGGGCCTGAGTCCCGTGTGGTCATCGATGTCCTTGTTCCCTAGCCTTGCCATGATCTGGCTGCGCTCTCCACGATTGTACTTGTACACCTTTTCGCTGCTGTGTAATTCGCTGGCCTGCGACCAACTACCAAGCACAACACGAGGGAACGCGCGCCGAAGAGACTCGTTGACATAGTTGTCCTTCTCCGCCGGGTCCTTATCCCGCTTATTCACGTCAAATTCACTCTGACCCCTCTCCCATGCTTCCTCAAAGTGCAGATAGACATGCTCGGGGAGGATGTTGCGGTGGACAAACGGCTTCCAattctccttcttcatcgtATTCCCTGCCTTCAGCTCCGATCGTGTGATGCCCGTTTGCATATAGATTACAGCGGACGTGAGCTGCTCCATGACGTGCCAGATAAAATACTCATCAATCCAAAGCTGCGCCGTCTTGGGACCATGCGTGGCATATGCCAGGATACTCCGGAGATTATACCCGTTGAAGTGCTTGAAATACAGCGAATACTCGTCAACATATAGCGGCCTCCTGAAGGAAGAATCATACTCTACGCCCTCTCGGCCGTTGCTGATGCCAAAACCGAACAAGTTTGGATATACCCCCTCCTCTGGCAGCCGTCGCTTTACCAGCGGATCGTCAAGCCGGGAAAATTTGATCTCGGGCGGAATGGTCCCGGCATAATCCCGTTTGGCCTTGTCAGGATTGGAATGCCACCATCGTCTGTATTTTTCGTTCCAACGCCAATCAATCGTCAAGGGGTGAGCATGAATGTTCTTGTTGACAATGAGCTCCCCAGTCTGCCTTGAGCACACCAACAGAGCGCGGCCAGTCGGCGCCTGTGGCTTCAGGGTGTGCATATAGACAAAACCGGCCTTTTGTTGGTGAAGCCAGAGGGTAGAATCCAGATTCTTCTCATCTACGCCCGTTTTCGGCAAGCGAAATATTCTGGGGGGGAGCATGATTGCCAGCTGACACCAGTCATGATCCGGCTCTGCAAGAGCCTGAAGAGCCGTGTCGGATTGCTGGACCTGCGTCGTGTCGATTTGCTGAACCTGTGTCTGCTGGACCGGAAACCTCTTGGGCGTGGAAGTGTCCGCAGGCCCTAATGTATCGTCCCCAATGAGGTCAGAAATCAAGTCTGTTGTACCCTCAAACAAGCTAGCTGTTGTCCCGTCAAACAAGCTATCCGGATCACCATTCATGTTGACATCTTCATCAGGATCCACGTTCGCTGAATTTCCACCTTGAACTGGATTGGAGCCCGTGGTCACGCCTGCCTGTGCAAGTGCCATCTCGCTGCTGGCGTCGATGGCGGCCTCAATGTCATTGATACCCGTCTCGTCAGTCATGATGATGTCCCCTGAGCCATCATGCTGAGGAGGACCAAAGTACGTACTGCTGGGGTCGTTGATAGGGTCTATGCTGGTATTTCCGCTCGTAGTAGGAATAGGCGGAATAGGCGGAATGGGTGTCTTGCCCGTACTGGTAGCAAGCTGGGCAAACCCCGGtctgggagttgggggaggatgtgatgGAGGTTCTGGGACTTCGTCTTGACTCTGTAACGACTTGGCCATTAGATATGATTCGGTTTCCGAGTCCGAGTTCCAATAATGGTAGCTTTCATCCGAGGTGTCGTCGTAcacatcgccatcaccaggCGCCCACCCCTGCCAGGAATACGAAGACATGGCGCTTGTGCTgttcttggtgatgttgtgAGTTCAAACGTCGCCGGTCATCAGACAGCAAGCACTTAGGCGGCCGGCGGGTCGGGTACGTACCCGACATGGTGCTattttgttgttgactttgggcAGTTAACGCCGGGTGTTTCTTTGTCGTGGCCTCCATTTGCTCGAGCCGGTTCCGGCAACACAAACGGATTCTGCAGTATGGAACACAAAGGATGCGGTATCGTCGAGTACAAAGCCATGGATGCGTTTTGCATAGAAGTCAATGATTCTGAGATGCTCGTCTGGCATTGGATAATTAGTGGATGATGGAATGTGGGCAGATGCCAGCACGGTTAGGCAGCTGGacagggttagggtccaTGTCCGACATGCCGACAATAACGCTAAGAATGCCCCCTTTTTCGATCAAAATATTTGATCAGATGAAATTGCTGTCACTTGGTGTAACCGGATAGCCATCAGTCCCAATAAGCCAACTCAGAGCGAGTCAATATGTTCAGTCCGCGTTCGGTgttccccacctccccctccgcacGACCTCTTGATGATTTCACATTGCCAAATACACCAAAGTTGTCATCACTTGCTGGGTATTGCAAATTGTCAGTCTTATTTTACAATGGGTGATAGTATTCCGGATACCAACGACGTGTCGGCGGCTGGTGACCGCGACATCGAAACCTACCACATCTCTTCCGCGCTGCACGCCCGCGCCGCCCATCATGAGTCTTTCCAGCAGCTGTGGGAGACGAAATGGAAAGGACCTGTATGTCAACAAGGGCCAATCCGGCCGTTCACAGCTAATCATCAACAGTGCGCCATGGGTGTCTACCCCTTCATGTTTGGTTGCATCACCGACTTTCAGCCGGTGGTTGACGCCATCATCGCTGTAAGCACCAACCCTTGGATGCAGCTCTTGGCCTTGTCTAACACCGCCGACAGAAAGGCCTAAAAGAGCCCTACGACTGGGATGAATACGCTTCCATGTTCTTCCCTCAAGCGTTCAAGCTCGCCTTTACCGCCCGCCAAGCCGAACAAAacggggaagaggaaaaggctTGCGAGTTGTACCTGTCCGTTACCCCATCTCCCATTCCGTCCCAACTGTCTAACACAACCCCAAAGCCGAAGCTCAGCCCTTTACCGCATCGCGCGTTTCCCCGCCCCGCGctcccccaaacaacacGAAGCCTGGAATCTAGGCAAACAAGTCTTCTACAAAGGCGCCTCGTATGTTCCCCCATTCCCCCATtcacccaccccaccatcctTACTAACCCcccacagcctcctccccatccccatcctccccatctccatcccccaccccaaccaccttCCCTCCGAACCccctctcatcctcgcctccctcctccttcccccgtctccacaccccctccccctcctcataaTCCTAACCGGTCTCGACGGTTACCGCACGGAACTCTCAGCCTGGCAAACCCCCCTGTCCCGCTTCTCCATCGCAACCCTCGTTCTCGAAATCCCCGGAACAGGcgactccccctccctcccctccgaccccctctcccccgaccGCCTCATGtcctccctcttttcctacatctccaccgcccttCCCACCGTTAACTCTTCCAATGTCATCATCTGGGGCTTCTCCACAGGAGGGTACTACTCCCTCCGCGCAGCCCACACCCATCCGtcccacctcctcggctctgtctccctcggcggcggctgccACCACATGTTTGACGAGACCTGGCTCCGCAACGTCAACCATTTGGAATACCCCTTCGATCTAGTCCATACCCTCGCCCACAAGTTCGGTTACGGAGACGATCTAGACCAATTCATCAAAGAAGGCAAAAGCAAATTCAGTCTCCTCGACAGCGGGATCCTGGATCAGGAAAGTTGCAAGACGTTGGTGGTCAATGGTGACTTGGACGAGATCTTCCCGGTGGAGGATTTGTATCTTGCCGTCAAGGACAGGAACGGGAATGTGAGAAAGAACACCGAGTTCAAGGTTGTCGAGGGGAGGAAGCACATGGGGGAGCCCGAGAGCTTTGGTGTTATTCTCGAGTGGATTCATAAGCtgtgggggttggaggcGGGAGTGGACGAGTTCAAGAAGGGCGTTTTGGAAGGTTTGCCTTTCAAGCCGAAATAttgaaggtggtgatgagactTGAGCAAGTTGTTGCATCGAATACCATGGCAAAGAAGCTGTGGCTGTGGAGAAGCTTACAAAGGTTTTGGCCCCATTTTCAAGCAAATGCTAATGCACATGGTGATAATGTTTCTATATTGTCAAAAGccaggaaaaaaaaggagagaaCCAATACGGAGCCCTTTATTTATCTTATCaataacccccccccctccccccgcccccatgATATAGAATATAATTATATTGGGAACGATGATTACTAAGGGTTGAAAGATATTCAATAGGctttaaaagatagttaagaGGCATTCAAAGATAGTTAAAAGGCGGTAAAAGGTAGTTAAAGGGGTTAGAAGAGAGTTAAGAGCCGTTAAAATAATAATGAacaggcctttaaagataggtAAACAAGCTTAAAAGTCAATTTGAAGGCCTTAAAGAATAATGTAAAGGCGTTTAAAGATAACTTAAAAGcttattatttttctttcagGACCTAAAAACACCCGCTTATATCGCTGTACGCGCTCTCACCCGCAAGTCGCATCTCCCACTGATTAATCAACCAGGCTTGGACTAATGGCTCTTGCGCCTCAACACCGAAAGCTTTTCAAAATCGTTCTGAACCACTGCCAGTTCCTGCTCCAGTCGTACCTTGTGAGATTCAAGTTTGGCAATCTTAATGTCACACCGCGCTCTTTCTCTGTCCATAAAGGCGACAGTTTCTGGCAAAATATTGTCCGTACGATCGTTCCAAGCCTTTAGCGCATCCGTTTCGGCTTTCGTCGACTTCAAGTGTTCAAGGGTGAAGTTGCATGTCTTAAGCGCCTTACGCTTGAGGTGCCGCTCCATGTATTTGAGGATGAAGGCATCGCGCGAAGGGTCATATGGCTCGTCGTTGTCGACTTGCTTGTCGTCTGGGCCGGCTTCTTTTGCTATGCCTTTTCCCTTGACATCTGGTTAAACATTGCTTAGCCGTTCGAACCATGCGAAGGGCGCTGTTGGAGATGTAAGCAAACCTTTCACTGGTGTCGAGTTGTCGGAGGCAGCTTTCTTGTCTTGGaggccaacctcctccttggtcgAGGCTTCATCACGAATCGTTTGCTGATCCATTACCGTAGTGTTTCTTGGTAGCTCTTGCAACAAAGTCTGTAGTTGAAATTGAAACTGGGTGGCTAAGTCTGTGGTGGAACtgtgaagatggtgttggagttgaggaagaaagggaagaggaagagttgacagatgggagtgggagatAAGCTGCTGAGTTGCTGTGTCCGGGTCCGAGCAGGCGGCGTCTTGCCACACAATTCCATGGGAAAGCACAGGGGTTAGCACAGCTGTGCAAACCGTGGATCGAAATGATGGAGGGTACGATCCAAAATGACGGCCGTGGAAGATCATGGAGACGGCATCTAGGAAAGAACCCCTCGGCACAAGAAACCTCCGCGGACTCGCCCAGGGAAGTCACACACCTCAGCGTTTAGCGGACGAGTCCCTTCAACTTCATGAGGAGGAGCGAGACCGCTGTTCTTTGTTACTA
This genomic window contains:
- a CDS encoding hypothetical protein (EggNog:ENOG503NYYA; COG:S), whose amino-acid sequence is MISHCQIHQSCHHLLGIANCQSYFTMGDSIPDTNDVSAAGDRDIETYHISSALHARAAHHESFQQLWETKWKGPCAMGVYPFMFGCITDFQPVVDAIIAKGLKEPYDWDEYASMFFPQAFKLAFTARQAEQNGEEEKACELYLRSSALYRIARFPAPRSPKQHEAWNLGKQVFYKGASLLPIPILPISIPHPNHLPSEPPLILASLLLPPSPHPLPLLIILTGLDGYRTELSAWQTPLSRFSIATLVLEIPGTGDSPSLPSDPLSPDRLMSSLFSYISTALPTVNSSNVIIWGFSTGGYYSLRAAHTHPSHLLGSVSLGGGCHHMFDETWLRNVNHLEYPFDLVHTLAHKFGYGDDLDQFIKEGKSKFSLLDSGILDQESCKTLVVNGDLDEIFPVEDLYLAVKDRNGNVRKNTEFKVVEGRKHMGEPESFGVILEWIHKLWGLEAGVDEFKKGVLEGLPFKPKY